The following proteins come from a genomic window of Heyndrickxia acidicola:
- a CDS encoding minor capsid protein has translation MARRLVPKTKFPYASEVFYYRELNKLVKELGKVTMQVFNDQIKPQVVQFRMKNDSESYRVDGPLDIIQRAIDVIKGLSLGIFSNNTIQSISSRFVTSVNSLNKTNMDAQAKVRGINPIQSEPWLDEYIRTSIKENVNYISTIKDEYFSKIESIILQGVKNGDSIKSVRDQLVERVGMTQNRAKFIAVDQTGSIFGQMTAKRHQEMGVEKFKWTDSGDSRVRKRHRELNGNVYSYADPPSEGLPGTPFRCRCVAVPVFE, from the coding sequence ATGGCTAGAAGATTGGTGCCTAAAACCAAATTCCCTTATGCTTCCGAGGTTTTTTACTATCGAGAGCTAAATAAACTCGTTAAAGAACTAGGAAAAGTGACCATGCAAGTATTTAATGACCAGATCAAGCCTCAGGTTGTCCAATTTCGAATGAAAAATGACTCCGAGTCTTACAGGGTGGATGGACCTTTAGACATCATACAGAGGGCAATAGACGTCATTAAAGGGTTGTCTCTTGGAATCTTTTCAAATAATACAATTCAATCGATTTCAAGTCGGTTTGTTACCTCTGTAAATTCGTTAAATAAAACAAATATGGACGCTCAGGCAAAGGTGAGGGGAATCAACCCTATTCAAAGTGAACCTTGGCTGGATGAATATATCCGGACGTCAATAAAAGAAAATGTTAATTATATCAGCACCATTAAAGATGAGTACTTTTCGAAGATCGAAAGCATTATTCTCCAAGGTGTAAAAAATGGAGATAGTATTAAATCCGTTCGTGATCAATTGGTCGAAAGAGTAGGGATGACCCAAAACCGAGCTAAGTTTATTGCAGTTGACCAGACAGGCTCTATCTTTGGACAAATGACTGCAAAACGACATCAGGAAATGGGTGTTGAGAAGTTCAAATGGACTGATTCAGGTGATAGCAGGGTTCGTAAAAGGCACAGGGAACTAAACGGAAATGTTTATTCTTATGCTGACCCACCATCCGAGGGATTGCCGGGGACTCCTTTTCGGTGTAGATGTGTTGCGGTACCAGTATTTGAATGA
- a CDS encoding DUF1073 domain-containing protein codes for MNARQKAKMYKKDFLIGNGKGHGRDPLTTQKPHFRRRFPDEELTDLYATNAIVQNIIDIPAEDMTKNGFDLVMKDEKLKNAIMQKLRDLDVKNAFKKMKSYERLHGDGFISLGVTQRVPFTLDQPLDPRTLMSVDYIHPFSGMKVNEFILNDDMFSANFGRVEKFQVYRQNLTGYNIAGIMQADVHCSRLIHDQTRRLDDGYEYEYRGRSLIEPLYDIITIMDTSLWSVGQILYDFVFKIYKSEGINDMSTDEKYDLGMLMNFAFKTEAMGIIGENEELKKESTNVSGIKELLDFVWDYLSGAVRMPKSVIKGQEAGTITGAQYDIMNYYGRIAAMQENEMRPKLEHLVRLLLWSSAELGGRIDPDKIDWKLKFNPLWQLDSKTDSEIRLATAQADQIYMTNGVLTADEVRETRFGQFGLTNELKFNGDVADLDKMALDVYKAYRENH; via the coding sequence ATGAATGCAAGACAAAAGGCTAAGATGTACAAAAAGGATTTTCTTATCGGAAATGGCAAGGGGCATGGAAGAGATCCACTGACTACTCAAAAGCCACATTTTAGAAGACGTTTTCCGGATGAAGAATTAACGGACCTATATGCTACAAATGCCATTGTTCAAAATATCATTGATATTCCGGCAGAGGATATGACGAAGAACGGCTTTGATCTAGTAATGAAAGACGAAAAGCTGAAAAACGCTATTATGCAAAAGCTTCGAGACCTTGACGTGAAGAATGCCTTCAAAAAAATGAAGTCTTATGAGCGATTGCATGGTGATGGATTTATTTCGTTAGGTGTTACTCAAAGAGTTCCGTTTACTTTAGACCAACCTCTGGATCCAAGAACATTAATGAGTGTAGATTATATCCATCCTTTTAGTGGCATGAAGGTAAATGAATTTATTTTAAATGATGATATGTTTAGTGCTAACTTCGGTCGAGTAGAGAAGTTTCAGGTCTATCGTCAAAATCTTACTGGTTATAACATTGCTGGTATCATGCAGGCGGATGTACATTGTTCTCGTTTGATTCATGACCAAACAAGACGGTTAGACGATGGATATGAGTATGAATATAGGGGAAGGTCGTTAATAGAACCTCTTTATGACATCATTACAATCATGGATACTTCTTTGTGGTCAGTTGGACAAATCCTTTATGATTTTGTATTCAAGATTTACAAATCAGAAGGTATAAATGATATGAGTACTGATGAAAAATATGATCTTGGCATGCTAATGAATTTTGCTTTTAAAACCGAAGCAATGGGAATTATCGGTGAAAATGAGGAGTTAAAAAAGGAATCTACAAACGTTTCAGGCATTAAAGAACTGCTAGATTTCGTTTGGGATTACCTGTCCGGAGCTGTCCGGATGCCTAAGTCCGTTATTAAGGGGCAGGAAGCTGGAACTATTACTGGTGCTCAATACGACATTATGAACTATTATGGCCGTATAGCTGCTATGCAGGAAAATGAGATGCGCCCTAAGTTGGAGCATTTAGTTCGCTTGTTATTATGGTCATCTGCTGAACTTGGAGGACGAATTGACCCAGATAAAATTGATTGGAAACTTAAATTCAATCCTCTTTGGCAGCTCGATTCTAAAACGGACTCTGAAATACGTCTGGCAACTGCCCAGGCTGACCAAATATACATGACGAATGGTGTATTAACTGCAGACGAAGTCAGGGAAACACGTTTCGGCCAATTCGGGTTAACGAATGAGCTTAAGTTTAATGGTGATGTAGCTGATCTAGACAAAATGGCCTTGGACGTCTACAAAGCCTATAGGGAGAACCATTAA
- a CDS encoding PBSX family phage terminase large subunit: MVEKEVNPHFEDFLFDWSTKFQFLVGGYGSSKSYHVALKLILKLLKEKRTALVVREVYDTHRDSTFSLLEELVIDLQLDDRIKCMSSPMQIRFPNGSKIIFKGMDKPAKLKSINNVSIVWIEECSEVKYAGFKELLGRLRHPTLKLHMILSTNPVGEDNWSFKHFFKDELNNRLILDDEDLYDQRTKVVNDTYYHHSTADDNIFLPESYIEQLEEMKEYDPDLYRIARKGRFGVNGIKVLPQFEVMAHEELEATLRRLPNPIKRVGMDFGFEDSYNALYRLVIDPNRKYLYIIWEYYKNKMTDDLTAEEIKEFKQTRELIRADSAEPKTIQFYKQQGFNMRAAKKFQGSRLQYTRKVKRFKKIICSDQCPNAIFELKTLTYKKDKNDIIIPDEFNIDPHSLSAIWYALDDYEVSDLKSPIDRYKQMAQRRR; this comes from the coding sequence ATGGTTGAAAAAGAGGTTAATCCCCATTTCGAAGATTTTTTGTTCGATTGGAGCACTAAGTTTCAGTTTTTAGTTGGGGGCTATGGATCCTCGAAGAGTTACCATGTTGCTCTTAAGTTAATCCTAAAGCTTCTGAAGGAAAAACGGACAGCCCTGGTGGTTCGGGAAGTATACGACACTCACAGGGATTCAACCTTTTCCCTTTTAGAGGAACTGGTCATAGACCTGCAGCTGGATGACCGTATTAAATGCATGTCCTCACCTATGCAGATTCGCTTCCCTAATGGCAGTAAGATCATCTTTAAAGGGATGGACAAGCCAGCAAAGCTAAAATCGATCAATAATGTTTCTATTGTTTGGATTGAAGAGTGCTCTGAGGTAAAATACGCAGGTTTTAAAGAACTCCTTGGACGTTTAAGGCATCCAACATTAAAGCTCCATATGATTCTTTCTACAAATCCAGTAGGCGAAGATAACTGGTCATTTAAGCACTTTTTTAAAGATGAATTGAATAACCGGTTAATCCTCGATGATGAAGATTTATATGATCAACGCACTAAGGTAGTAAATGATACTTACTACCATCATTCAACTGCTGATGATAATATCTTCCTTCCTGAAAGCTACATTGAACAGCTTGAGGAGATGAAGGAATATGATCCAGACCTTTACCGTATTGCCCGGAAAGGTCGTTTTGGCGTTAATGGGATTAAAGTTCTTCCACAGTTTGAGGTAATGGCTCATGAAGAGCTGGAAGCAACGCTTAGAAGGTTGCCAAATCCCATTAAAAGAGTTGGTATGGACTTTGGCTTCGAGGATTCCTATAACGCATTGTATCGATTAGTAATAGATCCAAATAGAAAATACCTCTACATCATTTGGGAGTATTACAAAAACAAAATGACCGATGATCTGACAGCCGAAGAAATTAAAGAGTTTAAACAAACTCGTGAGCTCATCAGGGCCGATTCTGCTGAGCCTAAAACAATTCAATTTTATAAACAGCAGGGTTTTAATATGCGTGCTGCTAAAAAGTTTCAAGGTTCTCGGTTGCAATATACCAGGAAGGTTAAGAGATTTAAGAAAATCATTTGCTCTGATCAATGTCCAAATGCCATTTTTGAGCTTAAAACCCTCACTTATAAGAAGGACAAAAACGACATCATCATTCCGGATGAGTTTAACATAGACCCACATTCATTGAGTGCTATTTGGTATGCTCTTGATGATTATGAGGTGTCTGATCTCAAGAGTCCAATTGATAGATATAAACAAATGGCTCAACGAAGGCGGTGA
- a CDS encoding terminase small subunit: protein MPRRRDPKRDEAFEIFKKHDGKITNRALAAELGIPEKTIGGWKSKDKWNGHLNGVLQTKIRSTPNKSVAKKARSPSGKNENKDHSELTDKQRLFCVNYLKYFNATKAYQSVYKCSYLTARVEGHRHLTKPNIKNEIERLKADYQLEISLDGKAVLQKYIDIAFADITDFVDFGQKEQLETNAFGEPVLDENGDQVVYKYSYVDFKNADEVDGTLITEVKKGKDGVSVKLADKMKALEFLSKYTDLLSENDRKKLQNEKLRMDIEKTKAEVEKISTGSDEKPVEIVIKRGVKKDG, encoded by the coding sequence GTGCCAAGGCGAAGAGATCCTAAAAGGGATGAAGCTTTTGAGATTTTTAAAAAGCATGATGGAAAGATAACCAATCGTGCTCTTGCTGCAGAACTTGGCATTCCTGAAAAGACCATTGGCGGTTGGAAGTCTAAAGATAAATGGAATGGCCATCTGAACGGAGTACTCCAAACAAAAATACGGAGTACTCCAAATAAAAGTGTGGCGAAAAAAGCACGTTCTCCAAGTGGTAAAAATGAAAATAAAGACCACAGTGAATTAACTGATAAACAAAGACTTTTTTGCGTAAATTATCTCAAATACTTTAATGCAACAAAAGCATATCAAAGTGTATATAAATGCTCCTATTTAACTGCTAGAGTTGAAGGTCATAGACACCTAACAAAACCTAACATAAAAAATGAAATTGAACGTTTGAAAGCTGATTATCAACTTGAGATATCATTAGATGGGAAAGCAGTGTTACAAAAATACATTGATATTGCTTTTGCTGATATTACTGACTTTGTTGACTTCGGGCAAAAAGAACAACTTGAAACCAATGCATTCGGAGAGCCTGTACTCGATGAAAACGGCGATCAAGTAGTTTATAAATACAGTTATGTTGATTTCAAAAATGCTGATGAAGTAGACGGCACTTTAATTACAGAAGTGAAGAAAGGTAAAGACGGTGTAAGTGTAAAGCTGGCCGATAAGATGAAGGCCTTAGAATTCCTTTCTAAATACACAGATCTCCTTTCTGAAAATGACCGTAAGAAGCTTCAAAACGAAAAGCTCAGAATGGATATTGAAAAGACAAAAGCTGAGGTTGAAAAGATCTCTACTGGTTCAGATGAAAAGCCAGTTGAAATTGTAATAAAACGGGGAGTAAAGAAAGATGGTTGA
- a CDS encoding ArpU family phage packaging/lysis transcriptional regulator — protein sequence MGVKQLSFFSEVNEKEVRRIVGRELKQYKALKVSLENKLERQEAGIAFLYPSLHSEESKKELKVKQMERALQNALDDIEREIIKQKYLSTTRVKDINLYIEMGLTKDQYYSYKRQAILQIATALGII from the coding sequence ATGGGAGTAAAGCAACTTTCGTTTTTTAGTGAAGTAAATGAAAAAGAGGTGCGTCGGATTGTAGGACGTGAACTCAAGCAATATAAGGCACTAAAGGTGTCCCTAGAAAATAAATTAGAGCGTCAGGAAGCAGGAATCGCCTTTTTATATCCTTCTCTTCATTCTGAAGAAAGCAAAAAAGAGCTTAAGGTGAAGCAAATGGAGCGTGCTCTGCAGAATGCCCTTGATGATATTGAACGAGAAATTATTAAACAAAAATATTTATCAACTACTCGGGTCAAAGACATTAACTTATATATAGAAATGGGATTAACAAAGGACCAGTACTATTCATATAAAAGACAAGCCATATTGCAAATTGCCACGGCACTCGGAATTATTTGA
- a CDS encoding GTP pyrophosphokinase: MKEQILKDYDNKKIIFIELEEKIKGLINSLIKEQGLTIHGIESRVKQKESLSKKIDEKGDKYNGLEEITDTLGLRIITYFEDDVDKIANLIKTEFLLDEKNSTDKRDKKPDTFGYSSLHYIVKLKEPRASLPEYARFNDINFELQIRSILQHAWAEIEHDIGYKSAISIPKNVRRNFSRIASLLELADIEFIRIKKEIQKYSEKVKENIKLDNLNIPLDKVTLEEFLENSSLISEINYHFKRLFNAVEVKYSDRAVESDLKRLMYFNITTLEQLQSELFNRKDKILSFSAKWVEKNAITISKGVALFYLEYLLIGEKNDVNAIEKYLQEFSIGQEYRKTAEKILRVINEM; encoded by the coding sequence TTGAAAGAACAAATTCTAAAGGACTATGATAATAAAAAAATAATCTTTATTGAATTAGAAGAAAAAATAAAGGGATTAATAAACTCACTAATAAAAGAACAAGGCTTAACTATTCATGGGATAGAATCTAGAGTGAAGCAAAAAGAAAGTCTATCGAAAAAGATAGACGAAAAGGGAGACAAATATAATGGTCTTGAAGAAATTACTGATACTTTAGGGTTAAGGATTATAACTTACTTTGAGGACGATGTTGACAAAATTGCCAATTTAATAAAGACTGAATTTTTACTAGATGAAAAAAATTCTACTGACAAAAGGGATAAAAAGCCAGACACTTTTGGATATTCTTCTTTACACTATATAGTAAAGTTAAAAGAACCCCGAGCATCATTACCGGAATATGCAAGATTTAATGATATTAATTTTGAGTTGCAAATTCGATCTATTTTACAGCATGCATGGGCAGAAATCGAACACGACATTGGATATAAAAGTGCCATCTCAATACCGAAAAATGTTAGAAGGAATTTTTCAAGAATTGCCAGTTTATTAGAATTAGCTGATATAGAATTTATAAGGATAAAAAAGGAAATCCAAAAATACTCAGAAAAAGTTAAAGAAAATATAAAATTAGATAATCTTAACATACCGCTAGACAAAGTAACATTAGAAGAGTTTCTAGAAAATTCGAGTTTAATTTCTGAGATAAACTATCATTTTAAAAGATTATTTAATGCCGTTGAGGTAAAATATAGTGATCGTGCTGTAGAGAGTGATTTAAAACGGTTAATGTATTTTAATATTACAACTTTAGAGCAACTCCAATCTGAATTATTTAACAGGAAAGACAAAATTTTATCGTTTAGTGCTAAATGGGTAGAAAAAAATGCTATTACAATCTCAAAGGGAGTGGCTTTATTTTATTTAGAGTACCTATTAATTGGCGAAAAAAATGATGTAAATGCTATAGAAAAGTATTTACAAGAGTTTTCAATAGGGCAAGAATATAGGAAAACAGCTGAAAAAATTCTTAGAGTAATAAATGAAATGTGA
- a CDS encoding HNH endonuclease — MDDWINDLIMFLIHLQQMKVKVKKEDLLGALCFVENYQQFKSILALYKDYGLKMGIKIYESLPHYICDYNDCLEILDYLKENSKGLRADYFIQLILLSQDREKAEKAYKDAQIFNIKLAESWIDRYDEKNTVHSNFFEIQKQRLSYYGKPFMAKIKKLKQEIATMSISTVKKQAENNNRKGTVVYSQNHYYRSEFVKQYALKVAKGVCQLCRRPAPFLNKDYNPFLEVHHIDYLSKGGKDRIDNVIAICPNCHRRVHVLEDNDDYIKLKYRANLLLKIY; from the coding sequence GTGGATGATTGGATTAACGATTTAATAATGTTTTTAATCCATTTGCAACAAATGAAAGTAAAGGTGAAAAAAGAAGATTTACTAGGTGCTTTATGTTTTGTAGAGAATTATCAACAATTTAAATCTATTTTAGCTTTGTATAAAGATTATGGCCTGAAAATGGGGATTAAAATATATGAAAGCTTACCTCATTATATTTGTGACTATAATGACTGTCTTGAGATTTTAGATTACTTAAAGGAAAATTCCAAAGGCCTAAGAGCTGATTACTTTATTCAGCTAATCTTGTTGAGTCAGGATAGGGAAAAGGCTGAGAAAGCATATAAAGATGCTCAAATTTTTAATATAAAGCTCGCTGAAAGCTGGATTGATAGATACGATGAGAAGAATACCGTTCACTCCAACTTTTTTGAAATTCAAAAACAACGGTTAAGTTATTATGGAAAACCTTTTATGGCTAAAATAAAAAAATTAAAGCAAGAAATAGCAACAATGTCTATTTCTACTGTGAAAAAACAGGCTGAAAATAACAATAGAAAAGGCACCGTTGTATACAGTCAAAATCATTATTATAGAAGTGAATTTGTTAAGCAATATGCCTTGAAAGTAGCAAAAGGCGTTTGCCAACTGTGTAGACGCCCGGCTCCTTTCTTGAACAAGGATTATAATCCATTCTTAGAAGTACATCACATAGATTATTTGTCCAAAGGCGGAAAGGACCGTATAGATAACGTTATAGCGATTTGTCCGAATTGTCATCGAAGAGTTCACGTTTTAGAGGATAACGATGATTATATAAAGTTAAAGTATAGGGCAAATTTACTTTTAAAGATTTACTAG
- a CDS encoding XtrA/YqaO family protein has product MRLKDIDINPSTMRLEIDIMEQKGSFAIVVCDGKARLTLLPEHGETKIVTHQGKIKRVKFDEGEEF; this is encoded by the coding sequence ATGAGACTAAAAGATATAGACATTAATCCTAGTACTATGAGACTAGAAATTGATATAATGGAACAAAAAGGTAGTTTTGCCATTGTTGTTTGTGATGGTAAGGCTAGACTTACTCTGCTACCTGAACATGGGGAAACAAAGATAGTTACTCATCAAGGGAAGATTAAGCGGGTTAAATTTGATGAAGGGGAAGAGTTCTAG
- a CDS encoding aspartyl-phosphate phosphatase Spo0E family protein, whose amino-acid sequence MTTWLETINLRNQISQLRSEMIMVGQKKGLSHPETIECSQELDKLIIKFERLILNKGLEAS is encoded by the coding sequence ATGACTACTTGGTTAGAGACTATTAATTTAAGAAATCAAATTTCGCAATTAAGAAGTGAAATGATAATGGTTGGACAAAAGAAAGGTCTAAGCCATCCTGAAACAATAGAATGTAGTCAAGAATTAGATAAATTAATAATTAAATTTGAGCGACTAATATTGAATAAAGGGTTAGAAGCATCTTAA
- a CDS encoding DUF1064 domain-containing protein — MPAKEYRKTVTKKRHKYGNKKTVVDGITFDSKAEAKYYEQLKWLEQAKEIKSFKLQPRYILQEGFVKNGKKYRKIEYVADFEVHKLDGTIEVIDIKGVGTKEFALKRKLFEAKYLDTLSVLAYDETFGFIELDKLKS; from the coding sequence ATACCAGCTAAAGAATACCGTAAAACGGTAACAAAAAAAAGACATAAGTACGGAAATAAGAAGACCGTTGTTGATGGAATTACCTTCGATTCCAAAGCAGAAGCTAAATACTATGAACAGCTTAAATGGTTAGAGCAGGCTAAAGAGATAAAGAGCTTCAAACTACAACCTAGATACATACTTCAAGAAGGCTTCGTCAAGAACGGTAAGAAATATCGGAAGATTGAATATGTAGCAGACTTCGAGGTTCATAAGTTAGATGGAACCATAGAAGTTATTGATATAAAAGGCGTGGGAACGAAAGAGTTTGCTTTAAAAAGGAAGCTATTCGAGGCTAAGTATTTGGACACTCTTTCGGTCCTGGCATATGACGAGACATTCGGTTTTATTGAATTGGACAAGTTGAAAAGCTAA
- a CDS encoding DnaD domain-containing protein: protein MNYIKELNAFYDWLETNSLPPSAINLWHALMNINNKAGWIPEFAVAKSVIEIKTGLKKDAYYNARNVLKQKGRIDFKERGTRAATFRIISFDSSEKPTSNQISENNLSEKPTRTPTSTPISAQTSSTTSTRNINKLNKTKRNETNTTAADRVNYFDSYMLCFKGQPSPIQIQEINYFIDQEGIEEEAVCIAFKKAAEAGAKYSYARSILNNWVSKGIKTVQDVEEENKAYEQSKKSFSNRRGVVRQEKLPDWYQEPQQAQVVPLPGINPNETYEEKRARLEKMQKQFQKSGS from the coding sequence GTGAATTACATCAAAGAATTAAATGCTTTCTATGATTGGCTCGAAACAAATTCTCTTCCCCCATCAGCAATTAATTTATGGCATGCGCTAATGAACATAAATAATAAGGCTGGATGGATCCCTGAATTTGCAGTAGCTAAATCAGTAATAGAAATCAAAACAGGCTTGAAGAAAGACGCCTACTATAATGCCCGGAATGTTCTTAAACAAAAAGGAAGGATCGACTTTAAAGAGAGAGGGACTAGGGCGGCAACCTTTCGAATAATATCGTTTGACTCGTCTGAAAAACCGACAAGTAACCAGATAAGCGAAAACAACTTGTCTGAAAAACCGACAAGAACCCCGACGAGTACCCCGATAAGTGCCCAGACAAGTAGCACGACAAGTACCCGGAACATTAATAAACTAAACAAAACTAAAAGAAACGAAACTAATACAACTGCTGCTGACCGGGTGAATTATTTTGATTCATACATGCTTTGTTTTAAAGGCCAGCCAAGTCCTATTCAAATTCAAGAGATTAATTATTTTATAGACCAGGAAGGCATTGAAGAAGAGGCTGTATGTATTGCTTTCAAGAAAGCTGCAGAAGCAGGGGCTAAATACTCTTATGCCCGATCAATTCTTAACAACTGGGTCTCTAAAGGCATTAAGACAGTTCAAGATGTTGAGGAAGAGAATAAGGCCTATGAACAGTCTAAAAAGAGCTTTTCTAATCGTCGGGGAGTTGTCCGCCAAGAAAAACTCCCTGATTGGTACCAGGAGCCCCAACAAGCTCAAGTGGTCCCATTGCCAGGCATTAACCCCAATGAAACTTATGAAGAGAAACGGGCGCGATTAGAAAAAATGCAAAAGCAGTTCCAAAAATCAGGATCGTGA
- a CDS encoding recombinase RecT — MATNEGLKNQLSNKQEGTRQVAAQNLGLKSLLNTPTMQKKFEQVLSKKAPQFMASVLNLYNGDPNIQAAEPMSIVSSAMVAASLDLPIDKNLGYAWIVPFYDSKKGHKAAQFQLGYKGYIQLALRTGQYKGINVIPVHEGELVKWNRLTEEVELNLEAATSEKVIGYCGYFKLINGFEKTVYWTRDEVEAHRIKHNKAKDKKSLNNVWKSDYDAMAMKTVLRNMLGKWGILSVEMQTAVTEDEKEPEIKDITEESNESNIIDYPFEGVQEEKKEAVLEQDEIVFE, encoded by the coding sequence ATGGCTACCAATGAAGGGTTGAAAAACCAATTATCAAACAAGCAAGAGGGAACAAGGCAAGTAGCTGCTCAAAACCTTGGACTTAAATCCCTTTTAAATACTCCAACCATGCAAAAGAAATTTGAACAGGTCTTATCTAAGAAAGCACCACAATTTATGGCTTCTGTCTTAAACCTTTATAACGGTGATCCTAACATTCAAGCAGCTGAACCAATGAGTATTGTATCTTCCGCAATGGTAGCTGCATCTTTAGATTTACCTATTGATAAGAATCTTGGGTATGCCTGGATAGTTCCATTCTATGACAGCAAAAAAGGGCATAAAGCAGCCCAGTTCCAACTTGGATATAAGGGATACATTCAGCTCGCCTTAAGGACAGGCCAGTATAAGGGAATAAACGTGATCCCGGTACATGAGGGGGAACTGGTTAAGTGGAACCGGCTTACAGAAGAGGTAGAGCTTAATTTGGAAGCTGCTACAAGTGAGAAGGTTATTGGTTATTGCGGATATTTTAAGCTAATCAATGGCTTCGAAAAGACAGTCTACTGGACACGTGATGAAGTTGAGGCTCATCGCATTAAACATAACAAGGCAAAAGACAAAAAATCCTTAAATAACGTGTGGAAATCCGATTATGATGCGATGGCCATGAAAACAGTACTTCGCAACATGCTAGGTAAATGGGGAATCCTCTCAGTGGAAATGCAAACTGCAGTTACTGAGGACGAGAAGGAACCAGAAATCAAGGATATTACTGAGGAATCAAATGAATCTAATATCATTGATTATCCATTCGAAGGTGTGCAAGAAGAAAAGAAAGAGGCAGTTCTTGAACAAGATGAGATTGTTTTTGAATGA
- a CDS encoding YqaJ viral recombinase family protein, with protein sequence MAMNAISTREMTRTQWLEERTKGIGGSDAGIILGLNKYRTTFELWLEKTGQVTPQELDNEAIYWGNEMENVVAKEFEKRTEKKVRRSNFMYSHAEYPFITANLDRIVVGESAILECKTASAYIAKEWEDDEVPDAYLVQVQHYLGVTGKQKGYIAVLIGGNHFVWKEIERDEELIQIIFNAEKHFWEYHVIQGHPPELDGSSAAEHYLKEKYDRAEKDKEIILPADFKVYLSNYEKIKTDEKLIKIAKTEIENKIKAELKDAESGLTDSFLVTWKNQSRTSVDTKALKEKFPDIYKEVLKESCFRKFAVKEFEN encoded by the coding sequence ATGGCTATGAATGCTATTTCCACTAGAGAAATGACACGCACTCAATGGTTGGAAGAAAGAACTAAGGGTATCGGCGGAAGTGATGCTGGTATTATCCTTGGTCTGAACAAATATCGAACAACTTTTGAGCTTTGGCTTGAAAAGACAGGGCAAGTTACCCCTCAAGAACTTGATAATGAAGCGATCTACTGGGGAAATGAAATGGAAAATGTCGTAGCTAAAGAATTTGAGAAGAGAACTGAAAAAAAGGTTCGTCGTAGCAATTTTATGTATAGTCACGCTGAGTACCCTTTTATTACAGCAAATCTAGATCGGATAGTCGTAGGGGAGTCGGCAATCCTTGAGTGTAAGACAGCCAGTGCTTACATAGCAAAAGAATGGGAGGATGATGAAGTACCAGACGCCTATTTAGTTCAGGTCCAACATTATCTTGGAGTAACCGGCAAACAAAAAGGTTATATCGCAGTTTTAATTGGTGGTAATCATTTTGTATGGAAGGAAATTGAACGTGATGAAGAGCTTATTCAGATTATCTTTAATGCCGAAAAGCATTTCTGGGAATATCACGTTATTCAAGGGCATCCACCGGAATTAGATGGATCCAGTGCAGCGGAACATTATCTGAAAGAGAAATATGATCGAGCTGAGAAAGATAAGGAAATTATCTTACCTGCTGATTTCAAAGTATATCTTTCAAACTACGAAAAAATTAAAACGGATGAAAAGCTTATTAAAATAGCAAAGACAGAAATTGAAAACAAAATAAAAGCCGAGCTTAAGGATGCTGAATCGGGATTAACTGATAGTTTTTTAGTTACCTGGAAGAATCAATCACGCACAAGTGTTGATACGAAAGCTTTAAAAGAAAAGTTTCCTGATATCTATAAGGAAGTTTTAAAAGAATCTTGCTTCCGAAAATTCGCAGTAAAGGAGTTTGAAAATTAA
- a CDS encoding YqaI family protein, with amino-acid sequence MFSPYYPSILVVMMVIYHREEGESMQHPMITEIEKSGYPNMIDQPEHNGIDYFGDGIFTGDSIVEDTDTGEIILLENLEDYLIEIRGFKFIRAE; translated from the coding sequence ATGTTTTCCCCTTATTATCCTTCAATCCTAGTTGTGATGATGGTCATCTACCATCGGGAAGAAGGTGAAAGTATGCAGCATCCCATGATTACTGAAATAGAAAAGTCAGGATATCCAAATATGATAGACCAACCAGAACATAACGGAATTGATTATTTTGGTGATGGAATTTTTACAGGTGATTCTATCGTGGAGGATACAGATACAGGAGAAATTATCCTTTTAGAAAATCTGGAAGATTATTTAATCGAGATTCGCGGCTTTAAGTTTATAAGGGCTGAATAA